The Impatiens glandulifera chromosome 3, dImpGla2.1, whole genome shotgun sequence genome contains a region encoding:
- the LOC124929927 gene encoding myb-like protein A — protein MVKSEEKEKEVGLKKGTWTEEEDEVLADYIRKHGEESSWNTVEKESGLNRCAKSCRLRWVNHLRPELKKGPLTANEIETIVRLHARIGNKWSRIAEKVPGRTDNDIKNFWNTRIKSCERRGLPLYPPEVVQELLNEEKNQMNMVPTTVNFNNNYPYPSSRIKFNNYDNFSSSSSPSSLLLNFPPALSSSSSYYPRPPPHVASSSSNHQSLQLIQPPPIDPNAFSSFRPSPKLMIDGFGNNTSTNHHLPSYSYHAFQQVAQNSGLQSFQLPPPSSTVAAAHNMFSSFQHLPNLNDIHHNSLYFHSFQFAPPSSSYAAAATTRVPHNSFQFGPHHNLPSSSNADAAAADAFPVDRNHPDLLPSFQYKPPSPIVDDNSFSSLQQPLDQIIENIDHGLTSSSNDPFEMTPIVDNTLSSLNQPLHQNLPSSSSQNYFPELPSIQPQDPFHLPQFDNLSQSPATQNLQSNCMPSRKRTHDDQMSTSQQEHALLGKNYSGDTSNMSIREKILNEELLDSFAFGHNSVLNEDDKMRPPPPVASSSSYPRHPPIVPNAFSSFRPSPKLMIDGFGNNTSTNHHLPSYSYHAFQQVAQNSGLQSFQLPPPSSTVAAAHNMFSSFQHLPNLNDHHNSLYFHSFQFAPPSSSYAAAARVPHNSFQFGPHHNLPSSSNAAAATDAFPVAHNHPDLPSFQYKPPNPIVYDNSFSSLQQPLDQIIDNLENIDHCLTSSSNDPFEMAPIVANTLSSLNQPLDQNFPSSSSSQNYFPELPSIQPQDPFHLPQIENLSQSPATQNLQSNCMPSRKRTHDDQMSTSQEEHALLGKNYSGDTSNMLIWEKISNEELLDSFAFGHNSVLNEDDKMRSPFFSKYLMNPRKHWSGL, from the exons ATGGTGAAAtctgaagaaaaagaaaaagaagttgGATTGAAAAAAGGAACATggacagaagaagaagacgaagttCTAGCTGATTACATCCGCAAGCATGGGGAGGAGTCCAGTTGGAACACGGTTGAGAAGGAATCTGGACTCAACCGGTGCGCTAAATCATGCAGGTTAAGGTGGGTAAACCATTTAAGACCCGAATTGAAGAAAGGTCCGTTAACCGCCAATGAAATAGAGACGATCGTTCGTCTTCATGCTAGGATCGGAAATAAATGGTCCCGCATAGCAGaaaag GTTCCTGGAAGAACAGATAACGATATTAAGAACTTTTGGAACACTCGAATCAAAAGTTGTGAGCGTCGTGGCCTACCACTTTATCCGCCTGAGGTAGTTCAAGAATTATTAAATGAAGAGAAGAACCAAATGAATATGGTACCTACTACTGTCAACTTCAACAACAATTATCCTTATCCTAGTAGTAGGATCAAATTCAACAACTATGACAActtcagcagcagcagcagcccTTCTTCACTTCTTCTTAACTTTCCTCCTgcattatcttcttcttcttcttattatccTAGGCCTCCTCCTCAtgttgcttcttcttcttcaaatcatcaatcaCTTCAATTAATTCAGCCTCCTCCTATTGATCCTAATGCTTTCTCTTCATTTCGACCATCGCCAAAGCTGATGATTGACGGTTTTGGAAACAATACTAGTACTAATCATCATCTTCCTTCCTATTCTTACCATGCTTTCCAGCAGGTAGCTCAGAATTCAGGCCTCCAATCATTCCAATTACCGCCGCCTAGTAGTACTGTTGCTGCTGCTCATAATATGTTCTCTTCATTTCAACATCTACCTAATCTCAATGATATTCATCATAACTCATTATACTTCCATTCATTCCAATTTGCGCCTCCTTCATCTTCTTATGCTGCTGCTGCTACTACTCGGGTGCCTCATAATTCATTTCAATTTGGGCCACATCATAATCTTCCTTCATCTTCTAATGCTgatgctgctgctgctgatgCTTTTCCAGTGGATCGTAATCATCCAGACCTCCTCCCTTCATTCCAGTATAAGCCTCCTAGTCCTATTGTTGACGACAATAGTTTCTCTTCATTACAGCAACCACTTGATcagattattgaaaatattgatcATGGTCTTACTTCCTCTTCTAATGATCCTTTTGAGATGACTCCTATTGTTGACAATACTTTGTCTTCATTAAATCAACCACTTCATCAAAATTtgccatcatcatcttctcaGAATTATTTTCCAGAGCTCCCTTCAATCCAACCTCAAGATCCTTTTCATTTGCCACAATTCGACAATCTTTCCCAATCACCCGCAACCCAAAATCTACAGTCAAATTGTATGCCTAGTCGAAAGAGAACCCACGATGATCAAATGTCAACTTCACAACAGGAGCATGCATTATTGGGAAAGAACTATTCTGGAGATACATCAAATATGTCAATTAGGG AAAAAATTCTAAACGAAGAATTACTCGACTCTTTTGCTTTTGGTCATAACTCGGTGCTAAATGAAGACGACAAGATGAG GCCTCCTCCTCCtgttgcttcttcttcttcttatcctAGGCATCCTCCAATTGTTCCTAATGCTTTCTCTTCATTTCGACCATCGCCAAAGTTGATGATTGACGGTTTTGGAAACAATACTAGTACTAATCATCATCTTCCTTCCTATTCTTACCATGCTTTCCAGCAGGTAGCTCAGAATTCAGGCCTCCAATCATTCCAATTACCGCCGCCTAGTAGTACTGTTGCTGCTGCTCATAATATGTTCTCTTCATTTCAACATCTACCTAATCTCAATGATCATCATAACTCATTATACTTCCATTCATTCCAATTTGCGCCTCCTTCATCTTCTTATGCTGCTGCTGCTCGGGTGCCTCATAATTCATTTCAATTTGGGCCACATCATAATCTTCCTTCATCTTCTAATGCTGCTGCTGCTACTGATGCTTTTCCAGTGGCTCATAATCATCCAGACCTCCCTTCATTCCAGTATAAGCCTCCTAATCCTATTGTTTACGACAATAGTTTCTCTTCATTACAGCAACCACTTGATCAGATTATTGACAATTTGGAAAATATTGATCATTGTCTTACTTCCTCTTCTAATGATCCTTTTGAGATGGCTCCTATTGTTGCCAATACTTTGTCTTCATTAAATCAACCACTTGATCAAAATtttccatcatcatcatcttctcaGAATTATTTTCCAGAGCTCCCTTCAATCCAACCTCAAGATCCTTTTCATTTGCCACAAATTGAGAATCTTTCCCAATCACCCGCAACCCAAAATCTACAGTCAAATTGTATGCCTAGTCGAAAGAGAACCCACGATGATCAAATGTCAACTTCACAAGAGGAGCATGCATTATTGGGAAAGAACTATTCTGGAGATACATCAAATATGTTAATTTGGG AAAAAATCTCAAACGAAGAATTACTCGACTCTTTTGCTTTTGGTCATAACTCGGTTCTAAATGAAGACGACAAGATGAGGTCTCCGTTTTTCTCTAAATATCTTATGAATCCGAGAAAACATTGGAGTGGATTGTGA